The Rhodococcus sp. B50 DNA window TCCGGCTGCAAGCGTTCCGCGACCGTGGTCAATCCGCCGAAGTAGCGGACGCACCACACCCCGGCAAGGTCCCAGTTCCCGCTGTGCGGCAGGGCGAGGATCACGCCGCGACCGGCGGCCAGCGCGGCCTCGATGTGCTCGCGACCCTCGATGGACGCATCGATCGACGCCGCCATCGCGTCGAGATCCATCGACGGCAGGCGGAACGCCTCACGCCAGTAGCGCGCGTAGGACCGCACCGAACTCCGGATCAGCTCGTCGGGCACCTCGTGCGGTTGTACCCCGAGCACCCGTCCGAGATTGCGTCGCAGTTGCTGCGGTCCGCCGCCGCGGCGTGCCGCGAGGTCGGCGCCGGCGTCGAACAACCGTCTCGCGACGCCGTCGGGTAGTGCCCGGACCAGGCGCCAACCGCCCGCGTACGCCAGATCGGACGCGTTCTCGGTGAAGCTCACTGCGCTCCCTCGTTGTCCTGGGGTGCGGTGCCACTGTTCCCGGCCGGTGTGATGGGGAGTAGTTCGCGCGCTCCTGCGGAGTTGCGGACGGCGAGAACCCGCTGGAAGACGGTGATCACCGATCCGACGACGAGCAGCCACATCGCGATGTGGATCGCCCAGTCGAGGCCGAGTCCGGTGAGGCCGGCTCCCACCAGCACGATCACGAGCCGGTCGGGACGCTCGATCAGACCGCCGTCGGCGGACAGTCCGCTCGCCTCGGCACGCGCCTTCGCGTACGAGATGACCTGCGAGGTCACCAAGCAGATCAGGGTGGCGACGAACAGCGGACGGCTCTGCTCGTGATAGACCGCCCACCACGCGAGACCGGCGAAGATCGCGCCGTCGGCGATCCGGTCGCAGGTCGCGTCGAGGACCGCGCCGAACCGGGTCCCACCACCGCGGGCCCGTGCCATCGCGCCGTCGAGCATGTCGAACATCACGAACAGCCAGATGACCATCGCGCCCCAGAACAGGTATCCCATCGGGAACAGGGTCACGGCGGCGGCAACCGTGGCGACGGTGCCGACCAGGGTGACCGCATCCGGAGTCAGGCCGGTACGGATCAGGGCCTTACCGAGCGGCGCGGTGACCTTCGACACCGACGCACGCCCGAAGAAGCTCAGCATCCCGCGACCCCTGTCTTCCTGTCCGACCGTTGTGTCCGGAATCCGATCCTGCCACGAGTCGGGCCGAAGATGCGCGGGTGGCTCGCGGCAGATCTGCGGGCGGCACCGGGCGTGCGCTGCGATCTCGTCGGCTCGGGACGCGCTCTCACTCGTCCCATGCCGAGGCGAGCAGCGCACGGGTGTCGCGCAGCAGCTGCACCATCACCTTCGACCCGCCGAGGACCGTGATGAAGTTGGCGTCGCCGCCCCAGCGCGGCACGACGTGCAGGTGGAGATGCTCGGCCAGCGAGCCTCCTGCCGCGGCACCGAGGTTCAGGCCGACATTGAAGCCGTGCGGACGCGACACCCGCTTGATGACACGAAGCGCACGCTGGGCGAACTGCATGAGCTCGGCGCTCTCGTCGGGCGTCAGGTCCTCGAGATTGGCGACCCGGCGGTACGGCACCACCATCAGGTGTCCGGGGTTGTACGGGTACAGGTTGAGCACCGCGTACACCAGTTCGCCGCGAGCGACGACGAGGCCTTCCTCGTCGGACATCTTCGGGATGTCGGTGAAGGGTTCGTACGGCTCTTCGCGACCGCGCGGGGACTCGGTGATGTACGACATCCGGTGCGGCGACCACAGGCGCTGCAGGTGGTCGGACTCCCCCACACCGCGATCGACCATGGAAGCGGGACTGTCGTCGGTCGCGGGGATGTCGGCCGGCCCCGGAGTGCGGTCGCCTGTCACGACGAGCTGCCTTCCCCACCGGACCCGACGAGCTCGGCGGTGGGCGAGGCATTTTCGCGGCGACGGACCCACTCGGTCACGATCCGCACGGCCTCGTCGACCGGCACGCCGTTGACCTGGGTGCCGTCGCGGAAGCGGAAGCTGACCGCGCCGGCCGCGACGTCGCGCTCGCCGGCGAGCAGCATGAACGGCACCTTCTGCGTGGTGTGGGTGCGGATCTTCTTCTGCATGCGGTCGTCGGAGACGTCGACGTCGGCCCGGATCCCCTGCGCCTTCAGCTTGCCCACGACGTCGAACAAATGGTCTTCGAAGTCGGCGGCGACGGGAATGCCCACGACCTGTACGGGTGAGAGCCACGCCGGGAAGGCACCGGCGTAGTGCTCGGTGAGCACGCCGAAGAACCGCTCGATCGATCCGAAGAGCGCGCGGTGGATCATGACGGGCCGGTGCTTCGCCCCGTCGGTGCCGGTGTACTCGAGTTCGAACCGCTCGGGCAGGTTGAAGTCGAGCTGGATGGTCGACATCTGCCAGTTCCGGCCGAGAGCATCCTTGACCTGCACCGAGATCTTCGGACCGTAGAAGGCGGCGCCGCCCGGATCCGGGACGAGGTGCAGACCGGAGGCCTCGGCGACCTCGCGCAGGGTGTCGGTCGCGACGTCCCACAGCTCGTCGCTGCCGACGAACTTCTTCGGGTTCTTCGTCGACAGTTCGAGGTAGTAGTCGTCGAGCCCGTAGTCCTTCAGCAGGTCGAGGATGAAGTTCAGGACGCT harbors:
- a CDS encoding HIT family protein, with product MVDRGVGESDHLQRLWSPHRMSYITESPRGREEPYEPFTDIPKMSDEEGLVVARGELVYAVLNLYPYNPGHLMVVPYRRVANLEDLTPDESAELMQFAQRALRVIKRVSRPHGFNVGLNLGAAAGGSLAEHLHLHVVPRWGGDANFITVLGGSKVMVQLLRDTRALLASAWDE
- a CDS encoding phosphatidylinositol mannoside acyltransferase, whose protein sequence is MSFTENASDLAYAGGWRLVRALPDGVARRLFDAGADLAARRGGGPQQLRRNLGRVLGVQPHEVPDELIRSSVRSYARYWREAFRLPSMDLDAMAASIDASIEGREHIEAALAAGRGVILALPHSGNWDLAGVWCVRYFGGLTTVAERLQPESLYRRFLEYREGLGFEIFPSSGGETPPFGELAARLRDNRIVCLLGERDLARKGVPVTFFGEPTRMPAGPAKLAIDTGAALLPVHCWFTEDGWGFRVDPEIDASVGIDAATQVLADRFAANITAHPEDWHMLQPLWLDDLSEARRARMEA
- the pgsA gene encoding phosphatidylinositol phosphate synthase; this translates as MLSFFGRASVSKVTAPLGKALIRTGLTPDAVTLVGTVATVAAAVTLFPMGYLFWGAMVIWLFVMFDMLDGAMARARGGGTRFGAVLDATCDRIADGAIFAGLAWWAVYHEQSRPLFVATLICLVTSQVISYAKARAEASGLSADGGLIERPDRLVIVLVGAGLTGLGLDWAIHIAMWLLVVGSVITVFQRVLAVRNSAGARELLPITPAGNSGTAPQDNEGAQ